A window of Gambusia affinis linkage group LG03, SWU_Gaff_1.0, whole genome shotgun sequence genomic DNA:
CCACCCTGGTTCTCTGTTCCACCCTGGTTCTCTGCTCCACCCTGGTTCTCTGTTCCACCCTGGTTCTCAGCTCCACCCGTCCAGCAGAGATGGGCACCACAGTGCTGTGTTTGACAACCACATCCTGAGCAACAACCAGAAtctgaaaattttattaaacttttttttttcctttccttacaagatccaaacaaatgttaatgaaaCCAGACATGAAGAAATGACCTGGGATGGTTAAACCTTATGAACtgttcaaaaatgacaaaacctgAGCTGAGTTAAACTTCcaacaaataaatgataaaatacagACAGTAGCTCATGACAGATATAATCTGAAGAAATTATTCTAGAAGGAGAAAAACCTATGAAATTAAACCTGGAGGAAAGAACCAATATGgcagaaactacaaaacatgAACCCAAAAAATGATCATAAACTAAAAACCCAAACGCTCCAGAATTGatacatttattgtttaaaaagtggATCTGCTGCTTTAactgttttgtgaaaatgttggaGTCGTCCGCTGTCCTGTCTGTCAGATATTCATGCTTTCCTTTGCAGAAGGTTTCCAGGATAGTTGGGCTGATTGCTGTGTTTAATGTTTCCTCCTCATGAAGAGAAGCTGCATGGGAACTGAGGCTCAGGGCAGGAGGGGCGTCTTGGCCTTAAAATACATCACTGACCAGAACTTTGTCACCGACTGGGAGGAACTGGGAAACGTAAGGCTGTAATGATAACTTTGTTTTCTATAactgttttcagtcagaggtCGTGACCTGACATCCCTGATACAATAAGTTCTGGGTTTCATATTCATCACCAGTTTCTCCACATGAACATTGCTCTGCTGTTTCACTCTgaagctaacatgttagctcCTCTTGGTCATACAGGATCTTTCCATTTTGGTTCAGCTATTCAAAGTCAAACTAACTCACTTTTGCCACTAACTTTACAAGTAAtgtgtcaaaggtcaaaggtcaaaggtcaaaggtcaaactaAACTGTTATCATTATGTTGTTATCAGCTTTGGGTCCATGCCTACAGCACTGAGCTCCAGGTTGATCCTGGAGAACatcctctgctgctgtcagtgGCTGCAGGAACACCCAAACCCTGCAGGGAGAAAATGACTCAGGCAGGTTTTATCAAAACTGACCACTCTGATAGAGATACTTTCTATTATTCTGTGGTCTTTTAGTctggatttgtgtttttgttggttcAGATCCTTTTTGAGGCCTTAGACGTTCCTGCCTTGTTCTTGGCCAATCAGTCTGTTCTGTCTCTATATGCTTCTGGTCGCACCACAGGTCAGTGAGCTTCAACATGTCCATAAAACCTGGAGGCTCCTCGTTCTTTTAAATTAACCTTATTGCAATGAATTCAGTATTTCTGATGGTCTGAGTTCTGACCCATTAGTGTTTCTACAGTGTACAGAAACCTTTACTGAGATTTTTCTGCCTTGCAGGTTTGGTAGTGGAGTCTGGTGATGGTGTCAGCCACACTGTCCCAGTTTATGAGGATTATTGTTTGCCCCACGCCTTCTGCTGCACCTCGGTGTCTGGAAGAGGCCTGACAGAGAACCTGATCAGGATCCTCATGGACAAAGGCCACTACTTCACAACCAGCGGTAGAACACCCACTGAACGCTTCTGGGTTTTCCTGAATTTCACCTCTGATGGACAGAATTTATCTGAAGCTTTTGTTCACAGCAGAGAAAACTCACATCCTGGATTTTTGTGTCTCTCTGACCTTCAGCTGAGCGTGACATCATTCGAGACATGAAGGAGAAGCTCTGCTACGTGGCTTTGGACTTTGAGCAGGAGATGAAGACggcatcttcctcttcctcactggAGAAGATCTATTTGCTTCCAGATGGACAAGAAGTCCGGATCTCCAACGAGAGGTTCCGCTGTCCAGAAGTTCTCTTCAAACCAGATTTAGTTGGTTGGTGACatttagaaaaagacaaaaatacatcaatacAGCATCACTCCtccatttattcattaaaactgtttaatttttatattcttCAGGAAATGAGTCGGCTGGTCTTCATGAGAACATTtgcagcagcatcatgaagTGTGATATTGACATCCAGAGAGACCTGTGGTCAAACATCGTCCTGTCTGGAGGGTCCACCTTGTTCCCTGGATTCACTGAGCGCATGCAGAAAGAGATCCCTCCTCTGGCTCCGCCTTCCACCACCATCAAGGTGCTTCAGTTTATTCTTGCATTGCAGATAAATGAAGAACAAAGTGACCTGCAGGCTGCAGCACAACCAGGTTCCCTGCAGCATCAGAAGTCAATCAGATGGATTTCCTCCTACTGGAAACGTCTCACTCCATTACAGAGCAGCAGTTTTAGAAAGTAAACATCTCCATGGagctcaaattaaaatgtagccAGGAATTAGTAAAACTTGCCAATGATGAAAATCTCATTgatgaaataacatttattactaaaatatcaaCTGTAACCAGAACGCTGGGATCAGTCAAAGTTTCAACAACCATCTcaacaaaccaaatgtttagttttggtTCCTTAAAAGCTTCTCTTTCTCCCAAAGTTCAAAGAAGAGAAATTATACTGAAGTTTTAGTCATCATCACTTAATTTAGACTTAAAACATACAAGATGTTCACCTGGTCATTAAAATGACATGGAAAAGGAAacgattgatttattttttaaacatattttcagtgaCTCAGTAATGTTCACTGGTTAACAGTTAATATCAATAATACAGACACCAAACTGAATCTCCTTTGCTTTGTTTCGTCTTTCTTCTCCAGATTGAGGCTCCACCATTGAGGAATATTTCTGCTTGGCAAGGCGGCTCCATCCTGGCCAGCCTCTCCACCTTCCAGCACCTCTGTGTCACCAGACAGGAGTACAACGAGTCCGGCGCCATTATCATCCaccacaaatgtttttaaacgtCTCTGTGGCTCTAAACTTTCCTTCACTTGCTGCACCAAGCTGAGCaagttatagtttttatttgtttgtggaATAATGTGGAGAAAAACAGTCTATCAACACTTGAAGAGTGAAATTAgagtgaaaactgtaaaactataaaacatttaactgtttaagctttgaaataaattcaggagcTTCTTGTTATCCTAAGAATTGTTGCTGGTTTGTTTAACTATAAAAACCTATTTTGGTGGTAATGAGATGGAAACTCATTACAGAAACTTTCAAATCTCGTTGTAACGAGATGCTGCTTCTGAATTTATCTCCAAACTCCAACAGTTAAACATTTCTGTAGAATGAAAACAGCAGAATtaaaattcagttcattttgtaaaatttaacttgacaataacagcaaaatgacacccaaatattttacagtgaaatatCTGGAGAGGTTTGATAGAAAACCAGAGTaattaatacatattttctctttaagatAATCTGTgactaaatgtatttaaacatgtttaaatcttACATGTATGAACAATGTACCAATTCAGAGTAAACTGaaaaaatcaaagtatttttcctACAACCTGTCAGTCAAATGATAAACTGCACATGTtgaataaaagctttaaaaatctgTGGCCCCTGAACAGAGGGGCCAGGTCAGGGAATGACTggaagataaagaaataaaacaaatttgttgtGCATCTCTTACTGCACCAGATGTGTGTCAGGTTGGAGTtctgcatccatccatccatcttctgttcTCCCtcatggggtcgggagggttgctggttcctctccagctttgttccaggcgagaggcggggtcacggggtcacggggtcaccctggacaggtcaccagtctgtcacagggttCTGCATCCATCTGCTCTTTATTTCTCAGTAAGCAGGAAAACTGAACATCAATGTCTGGCTgaagaatgaaaatgtttttttatgctttagaaggaaataaatactttattttgtagattATCTGTTTCAGTTCACTGAGCTGGTAGAAACAAATCATTCAGGTTTGTTCAGATTTCTTGAATTGAtctcaaaactgaaaaactgacaagaaacaaaaaacaaaagctgtgaaAAGCAGTTCAATGTCATGGAGACAGAACTGGTTGGTTTGTTGAGTAAAAGTCTAAAAGTctcagattaaaacattttgaatcagATTTATTCTGCTGCTCTGGTCTAAACAGAGGGAGAGAACAGCAGCATTAACAGATCAGAGCTTCAGCCTCTGTTTaacaagagagaaaaacttATGTTTTCCATTGTAATGTataatctgagtaaatacaattcattcattttatttaatgatttaacaaaataaaagccagattAGAGAGAGTTCATCCTCAAGTTAACAACATAAAGTGAAAACTGTAACTTCTGTTGGGAAATGGAGTAACTGCAGGAGCTGAAGtgatttggtaaaatgttgaaTATATTGGTGGTGGAGTGGAAAACAATCTGTCTGCATCCAGACCTGGAAAAACAGATTGTAATGAAAAAACTCAGTCCTGCTCTCTGGAGACGGGAGTGTTGGACTGAGTGGTTTGTTGAGTCTTTctaccttttgtttttcctacaaggtgtttttttgtgacatttttctcttcacTCTGTTACTTGATCTTAAGTGGAGTTTTGGTTGGTTCAAACTGGTCcggtagttttttgtttggtttggtgtTTGTTGGCATCATGCCTGTTGTGGAGGGAGGTGCAGGTTTAGAAAAGCTGACACGCCGACATGCTGTCAGTCATACCAACAGTGAACAGTTGGGTAGAGGAGGCAGCGTTAGCTGTTGGAGGAGCGGCTGGTTGTGATGGTGTGAAATCTGCTTCCTGTATGAATGGTGCGATCGTTATATTTCTAGATGATACATCTAAAGTGAGTGAGTTGGTTGAGAAGGGCGTTGTCATTCATGACACTTTGACTCCGGTTCTCCAGCTGGTTACTCCAGCTAAAAAGATTATAATTTCAAATGCACCCCCGTTTATTAAGAACGATCTGCTTGTTAAAGAATTATCACACTATGGACAGTTAGTTTCACCCATAAAGATGGTTTCTTTAGGATGCAAATCTGTGCTTCTTAAACATGTCGTGTGTCATAGAAGGCAGGTTTTTATGATCGTTAAGGAAACAGCTAATGAGCTTAACCTGTCCTTCAATTTTAAACTAGATGGTTTTAATTATAAGTGGATCACGCGGCCATTGATGGTTTCACGGTGGTCAGTGAAGGTCTTACTGTTGCTGGTTCTGGGGTTCCTGtaactgcagagaaacaaccTGAAGTTCGATCTTCTCTGAATTGTGATCGCTCTGATGAACTTGATATCACTGTTTGTGAGATGAACCATGATCAATCTGTGAGGTTTTGATGCAGATTTGGGGGACAAAAGAGCTGATGAAGTTTTTTGCAACAGCTTTTGTGAGGATGACATGAGCTTGATGAggatttgttgaaactgtcccAGAAAAGGAAGAATTCTGGACCTGCTAACAGCAGCACTAAAACTCTTAGAGCTAAGAGAGCCAACAGAGCAGAGAGCAGTTTAGAGTCTGACGGTGGTCTGTCGTTGAGCCAGGAGCAGCAGAGTCTGTATCCTCctgctgaaattaaaaagtttttacaaaaaactaaagGACTCAGGCTGATTAAGGTGGAAgaatattttccagatttaaaactgtttattgaaTCCTCTCGGCctttaacaaagaaaactggACATTTGGGAGACGATGTGTTAACAGACCAAGAAATCTATCGCTTAAAGAAACTGATTGTAAGGGTCAGATCCCAAGAAATTACtgctgatgaagatgaggacGTTTAGAGAcatatttcatgtttctctgtgtttttcgtttgtttcttcattttcatgtgtgattttaaaatagGCACATTAAATCTTAATGGTGCTAGAGATGAATTGAAAAGGGCTGAGTTGTTTAAATTTATAGCTTTGAAGAAAATTGATATAATGTTAGTTCAGGAAACACACAGCACTGCTGATAATGAGAGTGTTTGGAAGAAGGAGGATGGAGGGTTTTTTTAGTCACAAGTCCAGCTATAGTGGTGGTGTggggattttgttttctaagaaTTTTTTGCCTATTTCTTGTGAAGCAGAGGAAATAATTGCAGGTAGTTTATTGAAAGTTAAAGCCAAgtatgaaaatgtgaatttagtttttcttaatgtttctgctccaaCTAAGGGGGCAGATAGAATTTTACTGTTGAATATTTTGGAAGACACTGTAAATGAATCTCCTAGAAGGAGCTTCTGGGAAAATGTTCTAATCTATAGGATGATTGTAAAAACTCTGAATCAAACCAAACTGAATGGACGCAGCGACACAGTGTGGAGGACTCATTTTTCTTTACCACCTGGAATTAAGCCTGAATGGAAatctatgtatttattttgtgatgtatttttttttgtttgttttttgtcacgTAGTTTGTGATACTATGttgattatttattgaaaataaatgatccatttctctgtctctgtgtgtgtgcgtgtgtgtgtaggtgtgggtgtgtgtgtgtgtgtgcgtgtgtgtgtgtgtgtgtgcgtgtgggtgtgtgtaggtgtgtctgagtctctccaggtTGAATTTATTCTCTGTggttaactttattttttgtgatgtcacagatttttgcttttttcaagAGTCACATAGTGAGCAAATGATGCGTCCTTTTGGAAAACTCAGTggagaaat
This region includes:
- the LOC122828557 gene encoding actin-like, whose translation is MDEEIVSVVIDNGSGVCKAGMAGEETPRVFPSIVGCHKDKDAVRSCMGTEAQGRRGVLALKYITDQNFVTDWEELGNLWVHAYSTELQVDPGEHPLLLSVAAGTPKPCREKMTQILFEALDVPALFLANQSVLSLYASGRTTGLVVESGDGVSHTVPVYEDYCLPHAFCCTSVSGRGLTENLIRILMDKGHYFTTSAERDIIRDMKEKLCYVALDFEQEMKTASSSSSLEKIYLLPDGQEVRISNERFRCPEVLFKPDLVGNESAGLHENICSSIMKCDIDIQRDLWSNIVLSGGSTLFPGFTERMQKEIPPLAPPSTTIKIEAPPLRNISAWQGGSILASLSTFQHLCVTRQEYNESGAIIIHHKCF